Proteins found in one Miscanthus floridulus cultivar M001 chromosome 4, ASM1932011v1, whole genome shotgun sequence genomic segment:
- the LOC136549930 gene encoding uncharacterized protein, producing MASSPSFPTTAPPEPVTPPSPWTITDGAISGTLPAAEVFAVHYPGYPSSPARAARTLGGLPGIAKVRSSDPGARLELRFRPEDPYCHPAFGQSRASTGLLLRLSKRKGAAAPCAEVVARVRTAYHFEGMADFQHVVPVHAAQTRKRKHSDSQNDNERNLDKTGHHEADGDVMMLVPPFFSVKDRPTKIALLPSSNALSKTMHRGVIQERWEMNVGPTLALPFNTQVVPEKINWVDHVRKNSVDWDWQMAVCKLFDERPVWPRQSLYERLLDDSVHVSQSQFKRLLFRAGYYFSTGPFGKFWIRRGYDPRKDSESQIYQRIDFRMPPELRYLLRPKNSGAQKWADMCKLEAMPSQSFIFLQLYELKDDFIQAEIRKPSYQSVCSRSTGWFSKPMIKTLRLQVSIRFLSLLPNEEAKNLLRNAHELIERSKKQEALSRSERSKENNDADEVPATQTGTEDQVGPNNSDSEDVDGEEEEEELDGYDSPPMAEDIHDFTLGDSYTFGEGFSNGYLEEVLRSLPLQEDGQNKSGDAPINADASDGEFEIYEQPSDDEDSDG from the coding sequence ATGGCTTCCTCGCCCTCTTTCCCCACCACCGCGCCGCCAGAGCCGGTGACCCCGCCGTCCCCATGGACCATCACAGACGGCGCCATCTCCGGCACGCTACCAGCAGCCGAGGTCTTCGCCGTGCACTACCCGGGCTACCCCTCCTCccccgcccgcgccgcccgcACCCTCGGCGGTCTCCCGGGCATCGCCAAGGTCCGGAGCTCCGATCCCGGCGCCCGCCTCGAGCTCCGCTTCCGCCCCGAGGACCCCTACTGCCATCCAGCCTTCGGCCAGTCCCGCGCCTCCACTGGCCTTCTGCTGCGCCTCTCCAAGCGTAAGGGAGCTGCGGCACCTTGCGCCGAGGTGGTCGCTCGTGTCCGGACTGCCTACCACTTCGAAGGTATGGCAGACTTTCAACATGTTGTTCCAGTGCATGCTGCACAAACGAGAAAAAGAAAACATTCAGATTCTCAAAATGATAACGAAAGGAATTTAGATAAGACAGGACATCATGAAGCAGATGGAGATGTCATGATGTTGGTGCCCCCATTCTTCTCAGTGAAGGATAGACCAACAAAGATAGCGCTTCTACCATCGTCCAATGCCCTATCTAAAACCATGCACAGGGGAGTCATACAAGAACGGTGGGAGATGAACGTTGGACCAACTCTTGCCCTTCCGTTCAACACTCAAGTTGTCCCGGAGAAGATTAATTGGGTAGACCACGTTCGAAAGAATTCTGTAGATTGGGATTGGCAAATGGCTGTCTGCAAATTGTTTGATGAGCGTCCTGTGTGGCCAAGGCAATCACTTTATGAACGGTTGCTTGATGATAGTGTGCATGTCTCTCAAAGCCAATTCAAAAGGCTTCTGTTTAGAGCTGGATACTACTTCTCTACTGGACCCTTTGGAAAATTCTGGATCAGAAGAGGATATGACCCTCGTAAAGATTCTGAGTCACAAATATATCAGAGAATTGATTTTCGCATGCCTCCTGAGCTACGGTATCTTCTAAGGCCAAAGAATTCTGGGGCTCAAAAGTGGGCAGATATGTGCAAGCTTGAAGCAATGCCATCACAGAGTTTCATCTTCCTGCAATTATATGAACTGAAGGATGACTTTATTCAAGCAGAAATTCGAAAACCTTCTTATCAATCAGTTTGTTCACGTTCTACAGGTTGGTTTTCTAAGCCAATGATCAAAACACTGAGGTTGCAAGTGAGCATAAGGTTCCTCTCTTTATTGCCCAATGAAGAGGCTAAAAACTTGTTGAGGAATGCCCATGAACTTATTGAAAGGTCCAAGAAGCAGGAAGCCCTTTCGAGATCTGAGCGGTCAAAAGAAAATAATGATGCTGATGAAGTTCCTGCCACACAAACTGGAACTGAGGATCAAGTTGGCCCTAACAACTCTGATAGTGAAGATGTGGAtggtgaagaagaggaagaggaattggatggttatgattctCCACCTATGGCAGAGGATATTCATGATTTCACCTTAGGTGATTCCTATACATTTGGTGAAGGCTTCTCGAATGGATACCTCGAAGAAGTACTGCGCAGCTTGCCATTGCAGGAAGATGGCCAAAACAAATCAGGTGATGCTCCTATCAACGCTGATGCAAGTGATGGGGAGTTTGAAATTTACGAACAGCCCAGCGATGATGAAGATTCTGATGGTTAG